From the Desulfovibrio sp. TomC genome, one window contains:
- a CDS encoding CcmD family protein produces MGKEVYLFAANVLVWVGIGCYVAFLATSQTRLERRLKRLEILNDDN; encoded by the coding sequence ATGGGGAAGGAAGTCTATCTGTTTGCGGCCAACGTCCTGGTCTGGGTGGGCATCGGCTGCTACGTGGCTTTTTTGGCAACCTCCCAAACGCGTCTGGAACGGCGTCTCAAACGCCTGGAGATTTTAAATGACGACAACTAA